In Agarivorans gilvus, one genomic interval encodes:
- a CDS encoding protein phosphatase CheZ, which translates to MSTETPIISLADAKNLVGLLEEGNVAEANQLVSELCAPKANLLFDKVGQLTRQLHDSLNEFKLDIRINELANQEIPDAKERLNYVIEMTDQAANKTMDAVESGLPIADQLTNEINNIMPIWQSLMERRIEIGQFKALCHQIDIFLNSSSVNADKLRHMLTEILMAQDFQDLTGQMIRKVITLVQEVEESLVEMLTLFGNEKVEATASQKPSKSAIEAEGPIINKEQRDDVVNGQDDVDDLLSSLGF; encoded by the coding sequence GTGAGCACAGAGACTCCGATTATTTCATTAGCTGATGCCAAGAATTTGGTGGGGCTACTTGAAGAAGGAAATGTCGCCGAGGCGAATCAACTTGTGAGTGAGCTTTGTGCTCCCAAAGCCAATTTATTATTTGATAAGGTTGGGCAGCTCACCCGTCAACTTCATGATTCATTAAATGAATTTAAGCTCGATATTCGAATTAATGAGTTAGCCAATCAAGAAATCCCAGACGCTAAAGAGCGTTTGAATTATGTGATTGAAATGACCGACCAAGCGGCAAATAAAACCATGGATGCGGTAGAATCAGGTTTGCCAATTGCTGATCAATTAACCAATGAAATCAATAATATTATGCCAATATGGCAAAGTTTGATGGAAAGGCGAATTGAGATTGGTCAGTTTAAAGCGCTATGTCACCAAATCGATATTTTCCTCAACAGTTCTTCAGTTAATGCCGATAAACTAAGACATATGTTAACTGAAATACTGATGGCCCAAGACTTCCAAGACCTGACCGGGCAAATGATTCGTAAAGTGATCACTTTGGTTCAAGAGGTTGAAGAAAGCTTAGTCGAAATGCTGACTTTATTTGGTAATGAAAAAGTAGAAGCCACAGCGAGCCAAAAGCCAAGTAAATCGGCTATTGAAGCTGAAGGGCCAATTATCAATAAAGAGCAAAGAGACGATGTGGTTAACGGTCAGGATGACGTTGACGATTTATTGTCTAGTTTAGGATTTTAA
- the cheY gene encoding chemotaxis response regulator CheY translates to MDKNMKILVVDDFSTMRRIIKNLLRDLGFNNTHEADDGNTALPMLKGGDFEFVVTDWNMPGMEGIDLLKNIRADESLAHLPVLMVTAEAKREQIIEAAQAGVNGYIVKPFTAATLKEKLDKIFERLQ, encoded by the coding sequence TTGGATAAAAATATGAAAATTCTGGTTGTTGATGACTTTTCAACAATGAGAAGGATTATTAAAAACTTGCTAAGAGATCTTGGTTTCAACAATACGCATGAAGCTGATGATGGTAATACTGCATTACCCATGCTTAAAGGAGGTGACTTCGAGTTTGTTGTCACTGACTGGAATATGCCGGGCATGGAAGGCATCGATCTGCTGAAAAATATTCGAGCAGACGAAAGTTTGGCTCACCTTCCTGTGTTGATGGTGACTGCCGAAGCGAAGCGCGAACAAATTATTGAAGCAGCGCAAGCTGGTGTAAATGGCTACATTGTTAAGCCGTTTACTGCTGCCACTCTAAAAGAGAAGTTAGATAAGATTTTCGAAAGATTACAATAA
- a CDS encoding RNA polymerase sigma factor FliA yields the protein MNKVAAYASANDTNLLVERHANLVKRIAHHLMARLPASVLVDDLIQSGMIGLIEAARNFDGSKGASFETYAGIRIRGAMLDEIRRGDWVPRSVHKNSRAISDAIAAVEKQKNGDAKDAEVAEKLGVSLSEYHAMLADVNCGRILGIDDLGVSEDVISNEESREQNRPFEGFANQRFQQSLAECIKGLPEREALVLSLYYDEELNLKEIGEVLSVSESRVSQIHSQALARVKTRMRDWTQ from the coding sequence GTGAATAAAGTTGCCGCTTATGCCAGCGCGAACGACACTAATCTTTTGGTGGAGCGCCACGCAAATTTGGTTAAACGTATCGCCCATCACCTGATGGCGCGGCTACCGGCGAGTGTGCTTGTAGATGATTTAATTCAATCGGGAATGATAGGGCTGATTGAAGCGGCTCGTAATTTCGATGGTTCTAAAGGCGCCAGCTTTGAAACCTATGCGGGCATTAGAATTCGTGGGGCAATGCTCGATGAAATTCGTCGAGGCGATTGGGTGCCGCGTTCGGTGCATAAGAATAGCCGCGCTATTAGCGATGCCATTGCCGCTGTAGAAAAACAGAAAAACGGCGATGCAAAAGATGCCGAAGTAGCTGAAAAGCTAGGCGTGAGCTTAAGCGAATATCACGCCATGTTAGCTGACGTGAACTGCGGACGAATTTTAGGTATTGACGACTTAGGTGTGAGTGAAGATGTTATATCTAATGAAGAGAGCCGCGAGCAAAATCGTCCCTTTGAAGGCTTCGCCAATCAGCGTTTTCAGCAATCTTTAGCTGAGTGCATTAAAGGTTTACCCGAGCGAGAGGCCTTAGTGCTTTCACTGTATTATGACGAAGAACTAAATCTGAAAGAAATTGGTGAAGTTTTGAGCGTTAGCGAATCGAGAGTGAGTCAAATTCATAGTCAGGCCTTAGCGCGTGTTAAAACGCGAATGCGAGATTGGACACAATAG
- a CDS encoding MinD/ParA family protein gives MYSKNNGFDQASGLRMMQQKNNVKVIAVTGGKGGVGKTNVTLNMGIAMAAQGKRVMVLDADLGLANVDVLLGLRVTKNLSHVLSGECTLDEVLVEGPNGVLIAPATSGTQSMVELSPAEHVGLIRAFSSMKTPIDVLLVDTAAGISDMVLSFAKASQDILVVVCDEPTSITDAYALIKLLSNQHGVYKFKVVANMVRSLREGQELFAKLTRVTDRFLDATLELVSCIPYDNNVRLAVRKQRVVVEAYPKSPASLAFRSLASKACTWPIPDQAGGHLEFFIENLLEFGQRKNREQLSE, from the coding sequence ATGTATTCTAAAAACAATGGTTTTGACCAGGCTAGCGGCTTACGAATGATGCAACAAAAAAATAATGTAAAAGTGATTGCCGTAACCGGCGGCAAAGGGGGCGTTGGTAAAACCAATGTCACTTTGAATATGGGTATAGCAATGGCCGCTCAGGGTAAGCGAGTGATGGTGCTCGATGCCGACTTGGGCTTGGCAAATGTTGACGTATTATTGGGTTTGCGGGTAACTAAAAACCTGTCACATGTGCTTTCTGGGGAATGCACATTAGATGAAGTATTGGTAGAAGGGCCGAACGGCGTTTTAATTGCTCCTGCCACCTCAGGTACTCAATCTATGGTTGAATTAAGCCCAGCGGAACACGTTGGTCTGATTCGAGCATTTAGTAGCATGAAAACTCCCATCGATGTGTTGTTAGTGGATACCGCAGCCGGTATCTCTGACATGGTGTTAAGTTTTGCCAAAGCTTCGCAAGATATTTTGGTAGTAGTGTGCGATGAACCTACGTCGATAACCGATGCCTACGCTTTAATTAAATTATTATCTAACCAGCACGGTGTTTATAAATTTAAAGTGGTCGCTAATATGGTGCGCAGCTTGCGCGAAGGGCAAGAGCTATTTGCCAAATTGACTCGAGTCACCGACCGTTTCCTAGATGCTACACTTGAGTTGGTGTCGTGTATTCCTTATGACAATAACGTACGTTTAGCGGTGAGAAAGCAACGGGTTGTGGTAGAAGCCTACCCTAAATCTCCAGCCTCGCTAGCGTTTCGCTCTTTGGCGAGTAAAGCCTGTACTTGGCCAATACCCGATCAGGCGGGTGGTCATTTAGAATTTTTTATCGAGAATCTTCTCGAGTTTGGACAACGCAAAAATAGAGAACAGCTTAGTGAATAA
- the flhF gene encoding flagellar biosynthesis protein FlhF: MKMKRFFAKDMRTALAEVKETLGSDAVIMSNKKVTGGIEIVAAVEPANAKQAQAESARELAEDSVNLSSYKAKPRSKAPISQQKSHDFDENASLKDNLTNFMQRHQKRQQENLQQSQFQQQAQRPRSVQAPRSLGQQQAWSQPQGALSSANKSINSNKLHSAQAPANNELGELKKEMAAMRKLLEHQVSGLMWQEVERQEPVRAMLIRQLQLLGFDEDMADQVAGYIPEELGVQEGWQHIQELLAHQLPVGQDEILSQGGAVALLGPTGVGKTTTIAKLAAQFAMRHGAESVAMITTDTYRIGAHEQLATYGKIMGCAVRIANDEEELSQLLYQFKDKKLVLIDTAGMSQRDLRLHEQLDKLVKNSRVKIRHYLVMSANAQRRVIEETVNQFQRIPLAGTILTKLDESLALGEVLNVTLRHALPISYVTHGQQVPEDIAVAEPQKLIEQALSVVDKQTQQHFWFSETEQQKVSDVF, encoded by the coding sequence GTGAAAATGAAACGCTTTTTTGCAAAAGATATGCGTACAGCATTGGCCGAGGTAAAAGAAACTCTAGGCAGTGATGCGGTGATCATGTCCAACAAAAAGGTGACCGGTGGTATTGAGATTGTTGCCGCTGTTGAACCTGCGAATGCTAAGCAAGCCCAAGCCGAAAGTGCTCGTGAGTTGGCGGAAGACAGTGTCAATTTATCGTCTTATAAAGCCAAGCCTCGCTCTAAAGCGCCAATATCTCAGCAGAAAAGTCATGATTTTGACGAAAATGCCAGCTTAAAAGATAACTTAACTAACTTCATGCAGCGCCACCAAAAGCGTCAGCAAGAAAATTTACAGCAAAGTCAGTTTCAGCAGCAGGCGCAGCGCCCACGTAGTGTTCAGGCTCCTCGCTCCTTAGGCCAGCAGCAGGCGTGGTCGCAACCACAGGGCGCTTTGTCTAGCGCCAATAAATCGATTAATTCAAATAAATTGCATAGTGCTCAAGCTCCGGCTAATAACGAGCTCGGAGAGCTTAAAAAAGAAATGGCGGCGATGCGTAAGTTATTAGAGCATCAAGTATCAGGTTTAATGTGGCAAGAAGTGGAACGCCAAGAGCCGGTGCGTGCAATGTTAATTAGACAATTGCAGCTGTTAGGTTTTGATGAAGACATGGCCGATCAAGTGGCTGGCTATATTCCAGAAGAGCTGGGTGTTCAAGAAGGCTGGCAGCACATTCAAGAGCTTTTGGCGCACCAGTTGCCAGTAGGGCAAGACGAAATTCTATCTCAAGGCGGAGCTGTGGCTCTTTTAGGTCCTACTGGGGTGGGCAAAACCACCACCATCGCCAAGTTGGCAGCGCAGTTTGCCATGCGCCACGGCGCAGAAAGTGTCGCCATGATTACCACTGATACCTATCGAATTGGCGCTCACGAACAGCTTGCGACTTACGGAAAGATTATGGGCTGTGCTGTACGCATCGCCAATGATGAAGAAGAATTATCGCAGTTGTTATACCAGTTTAAAGACAAAAAGCTGGTATTAATTGATACCGCGGGGATGAGTCAACGCGATCTACGTTTACATGAGCAGCTCGACAAATTGGTAAAAAATAGTCGTGTAAAGATCCGCCATTATTTGGTGATGTCAGCTAATGCGCAACGTCGCGTAATTGAAGAAACGGTCAATCAATTTCAGCGAATTCCTCTGGCTGGTACCATACTTACCAAACTAGATGAAAGTCTGGCATTGGGAGAAGTGTTAAATGTGACCTTGCGTCATGCCTTGCCAATAAGTTACGTTACCCACGGGCAGCAAGTGCCAGAAGATATTGCTGTAGCTGAGCCACAGAAACTTATCGAGCAAGCTTTATCAGTAGTGGATAAGCAAACACAGCAACATTTTTGGTTTAGTGAAACCGAACAACAAAAGGTTTCTGATGTATTCTAA
- the flhA gene encoding flagellar biosynthesis protein FlhA — MEIINRLSSFKFQDLKKVDAKLIKGFGTPLVVLATLGMVVLPMAAWLLDILFAFNISLALVVLLVAVYTKRPLDFAVFPTVLLIATLLRLALNVASTRVVLLEGHNGGNAAGNVIEAFGSVVIGGNYAVGLVVFLILMIINFVVVTKGAGRIAEVSARFTLDAMPGKQMAIDADLNAGIIDQEQARARRNDVTNEADFYGSMDGASKFVKGDAIAGILILFINILGGFIIGIAQHDLSFSEAAEVYTLLTIGDGLVAQIPSLLLSIAAALVVTRQNTEADMGEQVSLQMFKDPRVMIICGSILFVMGIVPGMPHLAFLSCAAVCLVTAWLRHKNDAKAAAETALQPSNPSTASSAEPKELGWDDVQPVDVIGLEVGYRLIPLVDKSQGGELLARIKGVRKKLSQDLGFLVPAVHIRDNLDLGPNQYRITLMGVTYGESEVFHDRDMAINPGQVFGKIEGQPTTDPAFGLEAAWIATEQREHAQTLGYTVVDSATVVATHLSQLLTNNAASLLGHEEVQNLLDMLAGSLPKLVEGLVPDTMSLSTVVKVLQNLLNEGVPIRDVRSIVQTLVEYGPKSQDPDVLTAACRISLKRLIVQELIGSEAELPVITLSPDLEQILHQSMQAAGNDGAGMEPGLAEKLQVSLSEACQNQEMAGQPAILLTSGILRSSMSRFVKSAMPALRVLSYQEVPEDKQIRIVSSVGQ, encoded by the coding sequence ATGGAAATCATTAATCGTCTCAGCAGCTTTAAGTTTCAAGATTTAAAAAAAGTTGATGCCAAGCTCATTAAAGGCTTTGGCACGCCCTTAGTGGTGTTGGCGACTTTAGGTATGGTGGTGTTGCCGATGGCAGCATGGCTACTGGATATACTGTTTGCCTTTAACATCTCACTGGCCTTGGTGGTCTTGCTGGTGGCGGTGTATACCAAACGTCCCTTAGATTTTGCAGTCTTCCCCACTGTGTTGTTGATAGCCACCTTGCTTCGCTTGGCCCTAAACGTGGCTTCCACACGGGTGGTATTGCTAGAAGGGCATAATGGCGGCAACGCGGCAGGTAATGTAATTGAAGCCTTTGGCTCGGTGGTGATTGGCGGGAACTATGCTGTTGGCTTGGTGGTATTCCTGATCTTAATGATTATTAACTTTGTGGTGGTCACCAAAGGTGCTGGCAGGATCGCCGAAGTAAGTGCCCGCTTCACCTTAGATGCTATGCCCGGCAAGCAAATGGCCATTGATGCGGACTTAAACGCCGGCATTATCGATCAAGAACAAGCTCGCGCACGACGTAATGATGTTACCAATGAAGCCGATTTTTACGGCTCTATGGATGGTGCTAGTAAGTTTGTTAAAGGGGATGCCATTGCCGGCATCCTGATTCTGTTTATCAACATTTTGGGCGGTTTCATTATTGGTATTGCTCAACATGATTTAAGTTTCTCAGAAGCCGCTGAAGTTTATACCTTATTAACCATTGGTGATGGCCTCGTGGCGCAGATCCCGTCCTTGCTGTTATCGATTGCTGCTGCGCTGGTGGTAACGCGACAAAACACTGAAGCCGATATGGGCGAGCAGGTGAGTCTGCAAATGTTTAAAGATCCACGGGTGATGATTATTTGTGGCTCTATTTTATTTGTGATGGGCATTGTTCCAGGCATGCCTCATCTGGCCTTTTTAAGTTGTGCGGCGGTATGTTTGGTGACTGCTTGGCTGCGCCACAAAAATGACGCTAAAGCGGCAGCCGAAACAGCCTTACAACCGAGTAACCCAAGTACAGCAAGCAGCGCCGAACCTAAAGAGTTGGGTTGGGATGATGTTCAGCCGGTGGATGTGATTGGCTTAGAAGTCGGTTATCGCTTAATTCCTTTGGTGGATAAGAGTCAAGGCGGGGAGTTGTTGGCGCGAATTAAAGGGGTTCGTAAAAAGCTTTCTCAAGACTTAGGCTTTTTAGTGCCGGCGGTGCATATTCGCGATAATTTAGATCTAGGGCCTAACCAATACCGAATTACGCTTATGGGCGTAACTTACGGGGAATCAGAAGTTTTCCATGATCGTGATATGGCGATTAACCCCGGTCAAGTATTTGGTAAAATTGAAGGCCAGCCTACCACCGATCCTGCCTTTGGTTTAGAAGCCGCGTGGATCGCCACCGAACAACGAGAGCATGCACAGACGCTGGGTTATACCGTGGTTGACTCTGCAACTGTAGTGGCAACTCATTTGAGTCAGTTGCTAACCAATAATGCCGCGAGTCTGCTCGGCCACGAAGAAGTGCAAAACCTATTGGATATGCTTGCAGGTAGCTTGCCTAAACTAGTTGAAGGTTTAGTGCCCGATACCATGAGCTTATCTACCGTGGTGAAAGTACTACAGAATTTGTTGAACGAAGGGGTGCCCATTCGAGACGTTCGCAGTATTGTGCAAACCTTGGTGGAATACGGACCGAAGAGCCAAGATCCCGATGTACTTACTGCCGCTTGCCGAATTTCCTTGAAGCGCTTAATCGTACAAGAGTTGATTGGCAGCGAAGCAGAATTGCCGGTTATTACGCTTTCTCCAGACTTGGAGCAAATATTGCATCAGTCTATGCAGGCGGCTGGCAACGATGGCGCAGGTATGGAACCTGGCTTGGCGGAAAAACTTCAAGTATCGCTCAGCGAAGCTTGCCAGAATCAAGAAATGGCTGGCCAACCCGCTATCTTATTAACATCAGGGATCTTGCGTTCAAGCATGTCGCGATTTGTTAAAAGTGCAATGCCAGCCTTGCGGGTTCTCTCTTATCAAGAAGTACCTGAAGATAAACAAATACGTATTGTGAGCTCGGTAGGACAGTAG
- the flhB gene encoding flagellar biosynthesis protein FlhB — MADDEQEKTEDPTGKKLQDAREKGQIARSKELGTAAVLISAALAIMAFGGMLAESMVNVFQTAFTMSREQVFDVNLMLRNIGVMGWLLFKPMLWIMGFITVAALIGNTLLGGISFSWEAARPKASKMSPIQGVKRMLGVQAFVEFVKSVAKVVVIAGVVWAVLRWKFSEILTLSMQSIPGSIVNALDMLQWMLLALVCSLIIIVIIDVPYQIWNHNKQLKMSKQEVKDEHKNMEGSPEVKGRIRRLQMEMAARRMMADVPQADVVVTNPTHFSVALKYDSEGSGAPKVVAKGVDEVALKIREVARHYDVPIMASPALTRSLYHTTKLGQDIPEGLYVAVAQVLAFVFQLEQYRKGRGQRPKPVSDDLPIPEELRY, encoded by the coding sequence ATGGCAGACGACGAACAAGAAAAAACGGAAGACCCCACGGGGAAAAAACTCCAAGATGCTCGAGAAAAAGGTCAGATAGCTCGTTCAAAAGAACTAGGTACTGCGGCTGTTTTGATTAGTGCTGCGCTAGCCATTATGGCTTTTGGCGGAATGCTAGCGGAGTCCATGGTGAACGTGTTTCAAACCGCTTTCACCATGAGCCGAGAGCAGGTGTTCGATGTTAACCTGATGCTGCGTAATATCGGTGTTATGGGCTGGCTGTTGTTTAAGCCAATGCTGTGGATTATGGGTTTTATTACTGTGGCAGCATTAATTGGTAATACCCTGTTAGGTGGTATTTCTTTTAGCTGGGAAGCGGCGCGGCCAAAAGCCAGCAAAATGTCGCCTATACAGGGCGTTAAACGCATGCTTGGAGTTCAGGCCTTTGTCGAATTTGTGAAGAGTGTGGCTAAGGTGGTGGTGATTGCTGGCGTGGTTTGGGCTGTATTGCGCTGGAAGTTTTCCGAAATCCTCACCCTGAGCATGCAATCCATACCTGGCTCTATTGTGAATGCCTTAGATATGCTGCAGTGGATGCTGTTAGCCTTAGTCTGCAGTCTCATAATTATTGTGATAATTGATGTTCCCTATCAAATCTGGAATCACAATAAGCAGCTTAAAATGTCTAAGCAGGAAGTCAAAGACGAGCACAAAAATATGGAAGGTAGCCCTGAGGTGAAAGGGCGGATCCGCCGTTTGCAAATGGAAATGGCGGCTCGACGGATGATGGCCGATGTGCCACAAGCCGATGTAGTAGTGACCAACCCAACGCACTTTTCGGTGGCTTTGAAATATGACAGCGAAGGTAGTGGTGCTCCGAAGGTTGTGGCCAAAGGGGTTGATGAAGTGGCCTTGAAAATTCGTGAAGTTGCGCGCCATTATGATGTGCCGATTATGGCCTCTCCTGCTTTAACGCGTTCTTTGTACCACACCACAAAATTAGGCCAAGATATTCCAGAAGGTCTTTATGTCGCGGTTGCTCAGGTACTGGCATTTGTCTTTCAGCTTGAGCAATATCGTAAGGGCAGAGGTCAGCGACCTAAGCCGGTCAGTGATGACTTACCGATCCCAGAAGAATTGCGATATTAA
- the fliR gene encoding flagellar biosynthetic protein FliR, translating to MEFPASVVMAWIAQYLWSLTRVAAMLMALASFGGKSVPTRIRVLLALAITFALVPVLPPVSGIELFSFQAVIVLAQQVLIGAAVGFMSQLVMQTFVIGGQVIAMQTSLGFASMVDPNNGQSTPVVGQFYLLLATLLFLAIDGHLQLITLIAMSFETLPIGMNGLASLDYQLLAGWYTQLFLAALALSISSVVAMLLVNFSFGIMTRAAPQLNIFSIGFAVSMLFGLFILWLTIGGFMAHFEAQWEQGRSLACSLLRIGC from the coding sequence ATGGAGTTTCCCGCCAGTGTCGTAATGGCATGGATAGCGCAGTATTTGTGGTCTTTGACTCGCGTGGCAGCAATGCTAATGGCTTTGGCGAGCTTTGGTGGTAAGTCGGTACCCACTCGGATCCGGGTATTATTAGCCTTGGCCATCACCTTTGCGTTGGTGCCAGTGTTACCGCCGGTCAGCGGTATTGAACTATTTTCTTTTCAGGCGGTTATTGTATTAGCCCAGCAGGTGTTGATAGGTGCGGCAGTTGGTTTTATGTCGCAGTTAGTGATGCAAACTTTTGTGATTGGCGGGCAGGTGATTGCCATGCAAACTAGCTTGGGTTTTGCTTCGATGGTGGACCCCAATAACGGCCAAAGTACTCCTGTAGTGGGGCAGTTTTATCTACTACTTGCCACCTTGTTATTTCTGGCTATTGATGGTCACTTGCAATTAATAACTCTCATTGCCATGAGTTTCGAGACCTTGCCAATTGGTATGAATGGTTTAGCTAGCCTTGATTATCAATTATTGGCGGGTTGGTATACGCAATTATTCTTAGCGGCCTTGGCGCTATCAATTTCGTCGGTGGTGGCCATGTTATTAGTTAACTTCTCTTTCGGTATTATGACTCGCGCCGCGCCGCAATTGAATATATTTAGTATTGGTTTCGCTGTGAGCATGTTATTTGGTTTGTTCATTCTTTGGTTAACCATTGGCGGATTCATGGCTCACTTCGAAGCTCAGTGGGAACAGGGCCGTAGTTTGGCATGTAGCCTGCTTCGTATTGGCTGCTGA
- the fliQ gene encoding flagellar biosynthesis protein FliQ has product MEPEVFVDVFRLALGQVVILVSAAIIPSLLVGLVVSIFQAATSINEQTLSFLPRLLVTLASLIFAGHWFTEKLMELFFTMVDMIPQVVG; this is encoded by the coding sequence ATGGAACCAGAAGTCTTTGTTGATGTATTCCGTTTAGCCTTAGGGCAAGTAGTGATATTGGTTTCAGCTGCCATTATTCCTAGCCTGCTAGTGGGTTTGGTGGTGTCTATTTTTCAGGCTGCTACATCGATTAACGAACAAACCTTGAGTTTTCTACCCCGCCTATTGGTGACCTTGGCCTCATTAATCTTTGCGGGCCATTGGTTTACCGAGAAGCTGATGGAGTTGTTTTTTACCATGGTGGATATGATTCCGCAGGTTGTCGGTTAA
- the fliP gene encoding flagellar type III secretion system pore protein FliP (The bacterial flagellar biogenesis protein FliP forms a type III secretion system (T3SS)-type pore required for flagellar assembly.): MKSKLLYGLVLSGLMVLPSYAQDGILPAITMTTNADGGQEYSVTLQVLALMTALSFLPALVIMMTSFTRIVVVMSILRQAMGLQQSPSNQVIIGIALFLTFFIMSPVIDQVNQNAVQPYLNEELTSMQAFEQAKQPMKEFMLAQTRLTDLETFVKIAKIEVAEPEEVPFNVLIPAFITSELKTAFQIGFMLFIPFLVIDLVVASILMAMGMMMLSPMIVSLPFKLMLFVLVDGWSLVMGTLANSFGI; this comes from the coding sequence ATGAAAAGTAAGCTGCTTTATGGCTTGGTTTTAAGCGGGTTAATGGTTTTACCCAGTTATGCTCAAGACGGCATTTTGCCCGCTATAACCATGACCACCAACGCCGATGGTGGGCAAGAATACTCGGTCACGCTTCAAGTTTTAGCCTTGATGACCGCACTATCATTCCTACCTGCCTTAGTGATTATGATGACCTCATTCACTCGAATTGTGGTGGTGATGTCTATTCTGCGTCAGGCCATGGGCTTGCAGCAAAGTCCTTCTAACCAAGTCATCATTGGTATCGCCTTATTTTTAACTTTTTTCATCATGTCGCCGGTGATTGATCAAGTCAATCAGAACGCGGTTCAGCCCTACCTAAATGAAGAGCTGACTTCGATGCAGGCCTTTGAGCAGGCGAAACAGCCAATGAAGGAGTTTATGCTGGCGCAAACTCGGTTGACCGACTTAGAAACCTTCGTGAAAATTGCTAAAATCGAGGTGGCAGAGCCAGAGGAAGTCCCATTTAACGTATTGATCCCCGCTTTTATTACTTCTGAGTTAAAAACCGCTTTCCAAATCGGCTTCATGTTATTTATTCCCTTTTTGGTTATCGACTTAGTGGTAGCGAGTATTTTGATGGCCATGGGGATGATGATGCTGTCACCGATGATTGTATCCTTACCATTTAAACTGATGTTATTTGTATTAGTGGATGGTTGGAGCTTGGTGATGGGAACTCTCGCAAACAGTTTTGGTATATAA
- the fliO gene encoding flagellar biosynthetic protein FliO, which produces MPYYLMLLVVAGTVLPAAAEPAANPPSSQIEIVSWLMSLALVLVTIFVCAWILKKTRLNQFSAGQAKVVSNLTLGARERVTVVEVGGQQYLLGITQHSINLLDKLDTPLPNNADTKMNAPFAKQLQGMLFKNEK; this is translated from the coding sequence ATGCCTTATTACTTAATGCTATTAGTCGTAGCTGGCACGGTGTTGCCAGCTGCCGCCGAGCCCGCCGCCAATCCCCCTTCTAGTCAAATCGAGATTGTTTCTTGGTTAATGTCTTTGGCCTTAGTTCTGGTGACTATTTTTGTTTGTGCTTGGATCCTAAAGAAAACCCGTCTCAATCAGTTTTCTGCTGGTCAGGCAAAGGTGGTTAGCAACCTCACTCTGGGGGCTCGAGAGCGTGTTACGGTGGTTGAAGTTGGTGGTCAGCAGTACTTATTAGGTATTACTCAGCATTCAATTAATTTGCTGGATAAGTTAGACACGCCATTGCCGAACAACGCCGATACTAAAATGAATGCACCGTTCGCTAAACAGCTACAAGGAATGTTGTTTAAAAATGAAAAGTAA
- the fliN gene encoding flagellar motor switch protein FliN, whose amino-acid sequence MSDQDDMADEWAAAMAEAEPAPLEEFVDESKPISEEEQRKLDAIMDIPVTISMEVGRSNISIRNLLQLNQGSVVELDRVAGEPLDVLVNGTLIAHGEVVVVNDKFGIRLTDVISQTERIKKLK is encoded by the coding sequence ATGAGTGATCAAGATGATATGGCTGATGAGTGGGCAGCAGCAATGGCTGAGGCTGAGCCAGCTCCGCTTGAAGAGTTTGTAGACGAATCAAAACCGATTAGCGAAGAGGAACAACGCAAGCTCGACGCTATTATGGATATTCCGGTTACTATTTCTATGGAAGTCGGGCGTAGTAACATTAGCATTCGCAATTTATTGCAATTAAACCAAGGTTCTGTGGTTGAGTTAGATAGGGTAGCTGGTGAACCTTTAGATGTATTGGTGAACGGCACTTTGATTGCCCATGGTGAAGTGGTGGTAGTTAATGACAAGTTTGGTATTCGTTTAACCGACGTAATTAGCCAAACTGAACGAATTAAAAAGCTCAAGTAA